In one Dunckerocampus dactyliophorus isolate RoL2022-P2 chromosome 9, RoL_Ddac_1.1, whole genome shotgun sequence genomic region, the following are encoded:
- the itga4 gene encoding integrin alpha-4 isoform X1, whose amino-acid sequence MCPSTTRPVLVLAQILALLGPAAGYSLDLENVLEFHGIKSSMFGYSVLLHRHRTHSWLVVGAPVDNSSSSSSSSRSPGAVYRCSISTDERHCQPMHADVLHCGKTCEAESDHQWFGVSLSRQPANAAAGGGHVLACAHRWKNVYYSKKDSQNNKLPNGVCYRYDNNLRHAQAIIPCYRDHQRKFGEEYGSCQAGISNFLTEDLIIMGAPGTSYWTGSVLVFNTSSSVMSVYFDDDSAAVGFGSYLGYSVGAGHFVNAASLEVVGGAPQCNQRGKVFIFYLDGNMLRVLTHVAGTELGSYFGASVCVVDLNADGLSDLLVGAPMVTGRGREEGRVHVYINQGQAKLLEAEFQLSGSDAYAARFGETIADLGDLDDDGYPDVAVGAPQEEELKGAVYIYNGRKDGISQTPSQRISGSSLGRDLRMFGQSLSSGVDIDDNGYQDVAVGAFLSDTAVVLRTRPVLRVAASLVLPEHIDQRVALCREHMTPIVCINVTVCFRVTSRQYRGAIELQYNLTSDLLHKPSFPHRFYFHGNGSSNSTKGRVRARLGQLTCTTHVAYQRKDVRDIFTALQFEVSYSLGETNTNKPTSKLFPPLKPILKRGAGHHNTVTNQTRFARSCFLLNCSTDLKLSARLVLPQQHRYFALGSGRPFMLNTSLVVAGDDAFLPRLTLRFPDDVHYIKVLHNEDKVVRCDVTQEVNSTTVEVDCGVSSLILTSHSRVNISFLLDVNQNATPADIIIHANASSDNVESGEYLHDNAVSLVLPLKYGVDVNIHGFVTPTSFVFGDEDATHVDCYNQIFNYTYKVLNSGVSRSVDTVVDISLPKLLTPYPHRLLQVVDWQTSQGVCTVSDDTVSVLDDCDVPQASLIKQLVFFFSSTSTRTMFCGRGDHLCERLVCRLGNVEAGRDATIHLEVRLNPDVLLQAPGRHSIVKLESTAVMSSPKNDLHTVLKQNRPAAHALVEAHFTQKPSTPVKIFIIVVSLVLGLMILAALIWCLWKAGFFKRDLQKKKEEEEFKRDSWDYVPKRNHRESTS is encoded by the exons ATGTGTCCCTCAACAACCAGGCCGGTCCTGGTTCTGGCTCAGATCCTGGCCTTGCTGGGTCCTGCTGCAGGCTACAGTTTGGATCTGGAGAACGTTCTGGAGTTCCACGGCATCAAGTCCTCCATGTTTGGATACTCAGTCCTGCTGCATCGTCACAGAACTCACAGCTG gttggTGGTGGGCGCCCCAGTGGACAActcatcatcttcttcttcttcaagtCGCTCTCCTGGAGCGGTTTACCGCTGTAGCATCAGCACGGACGAGCGTCACTGTCAGCCCATGCATGCTG ACGTGTTGCACTGCGGGAAAACGTGTGAGGCGGAGAGCGACCACCAGTGGTTCGGTGTCAGTCTGTCCCGACAGCCTGCGAACGCCgcagcaggaggaggacatGTCCTG gcgtGTGCACATCGCTGGAAGAACGTGTACTATTCCAAAAAAGACAGTCAGAACAACAAGCTGCCCAATGGCGTCTGCTATCGCTATGACAACAACCTGAGACACGCCCAGGCTATCATTCCGTGCTACAGAG ACCACCAGAGGAAGTTTGGGGAGGAATATGGTTCATGTCAGGCCGGCATTTCCAACTTCCTGACTGAG GACCTGATCATCATGGGCGCTCCAGGGACGTCTTATTGGACGGGTTCAGTCCTGGTCTTCAACACGTCCAGCAGCGTCATGTCAGTTTACTTCGACGACGACTCGGCAGCCGTCGGCTTTGGAAGCTATTTGG GTTATTCGGTGGGAGCAGGTCACTTCGTGAATGCTGCTAGCTTGGAGGTGGTGGGCGGAGCCCCACAGTGCAACCAGAGGGGCAAG GTGTTCATATTCTACTTGGACGGCAACATGCTCCGTGTGCTCACTCACGTGGCGGGAACAGAG CTGGGATCATACTTTGGCGCTAGCGTGTGCGTGGTGGATCTGAACGCTGACGGCCTGTCAGACCTGTTGGTGGGGGCCCCCATGGTGACAGGCCGTGGCAGAGAGGAGGGGCGTGTCCACGTCTACATCAACCAGGGACAG GCCAAGCTTCTGGAGGCGGAGTTTCAACTGAGCGGCAGCGACGCCTACGCCGCCCGCTTCGGAGAGACCATCGCTGACCTGGGAGACCTGGATGATGACGGTTACCCCG acGTGGCTGTGGGCGCCCCCCAGGAGGAGGAGCTTAAAGGTGCCGTCTACATCTACAATGGCAGGAAGGATGGCATCTCTCAAACTCCGTCACAG AGGATCAGCGGCTCCTCGCTGGGTCGCGACCTCAGGATGTTCGGACAGTCACTGAGCTCGGGTGTGGACATCGATGACAACGGTTATCAAG ACGTGGCGGTGGGGGCATTCCTCTCGGACACGGCCGTGGTCCTCAG GACACGTCCTGTTTTGCGGGTGGCGGCATCGCTCGTGTTGCCCGAGCACATTGACCAGCGGGTGGCGCTGTGCAGGGAACACATGACGCCAATAGTGTGCATCAACGTCACCGTCTGCTTCAGAGTCACGTCCAGGCAGTACAGAGGAGCTATCG AGCTTCAGTACAacctgacctctgacctcctcCACAAGCCATCCTTCCCTCACCGCTTCTATTTTCACGGCAACGGCTCGTCCAATAGCACGAAGGGGCGCGTCCGGGCGCGACTCGGCCAGCTCACGTGCACGACTCACGTGGCCTACCAGAGG AAAGACGTGAGGGACATTTTCACAGCGCTCCAATTTGAGGTTTCTTACAGCCTcggagaaacaaacacaaacaagccaACATCCAAACTCTTCCCTCCATTGAAACCCATCCTGAAGAGAGGGGCAGGGCATCACAACACCGTAACCAACCAG acaCGCTTCGCTCGTTCCTGCTTCCTGCTCAACTGCTCTACGGACCTCAAGCTGTCAGCAAGACTCGTGCTGCCGCA acaGCATCGGTACTTTGCGTTGGGTTCTGGACGCCCCTTCATGTTGAACACGTCGCTGGTTGTCGCGGGAGACGACGCCTTTCTGCCTCGCCTCACGCTGCGTTTCCCCGACGACGTTCACTACATCAAGGTGCTACATAAC GAAGACAAGGTGGTGAGGTGTGAcgtcacacaggaagtgaacagtaCAACAGTGGAAGTGGACTGCGGCGTCTCCAGCCTCATCCTCACGTCTCACTCCCGA GTGAACATTAGCTTCCTCTTGGATGTCAACCAGAACGCCACACCTGCCGACATCATCATTCACGCCAACGCCAGCAG TGACAACGTGGAGAGTGGAGAGTATCTCCATGACAACGCCGTGAGCCTGGTACTTCCTCTCAAATATGGCGTCGACGTCAACATTCACGG ttttgtgaCTCCCACCTCCTTCGTGTTTGGGGATGAAGACGCGACACATGTTGACTGTTACAACCAAATATTTAACTACACTTacaag gtgtTGAACTCAGGTGTCAGCAGATCAGTGGACACGGTGGTGGACATCTCTCTGCCAAAGCTGTTGACTCCCTATCCTCACAGACTACTACAGGTGGTGGACTGGCAG ACGTCACAGGGTGTTTGCACCGTCAGTGACGACACTGTCTCGGTCCTCGATGACTGCGACGTCCCTCAAGCGTCCCTCATCAAACAacttgtcttcttcttctcttccacCTCCACGCGCACCATG TTCTGTGGCCGTGGTGACCATCTGTGCGAGCGTCTGGTGTGTCGCCTTGGCAACGTGGAGGCCGGCCGAGACGCCACCATCCACCTGGAGGTCAGACTGAACCCCGATGTTCTTCTCCAAGCCCCC GGTCGCCACAGCATCGTGAAGTTGGAGAGTACGGCCGTGATGTCATCACCCAAGAACGACCTTCACACCGTTCTCAAGCAGAATCGACCTGCAGCGCAC GCTCTGGTGGAGGCCCACTTCACGCAGAAACCTTCCACACCTGTCAAAATCTTCATCATCGTGGTCAGTTTAGTTCTGGGTCTAATGATCTTGGCCGCGCTCATCTGGTGCTTGTGGAAG GCTGGTTTCTTCAAGAGGGACttgcagaagaagaaggaggaagaggaattcAAGAGGGACAGCTGGGACTATGTTCCCAAACGGAACCACAGGGAGAGCACATCCTAA
- the nup35 gene encoding nucleoporin NUP35: MELQVVSEPMTLGSPTSPKPTPGAQFLPGFLMGDPPAPASPQPRPFSLSTPILESTSALKGAGSSAPQPVVPTPKDKSGAPPVRSIHDELVTLGTPLSAHRHVGSVGTPLSTHRQSFSIMQSPASARQASTPGVQPVCMSPAQVDPFYSQGESLSSEDQLDQTWVTVFGFPPASASYILLQFAQYGNILKHTMASPGNWMHLQYQSRLQARKALSKDGKVFGDAIMVGVKPCIDKSVMDNSEFAASPLPSSALPSTPRSAIRPLSATYRNSGSDYQVVADRQTPRKDDSFVSKAMEYMFGW; the protein is encoded by the exons ATGGAGCTACAAG TGGTCTCAGAACCCATGACACTGGGTTCCCCCACCTCTCCGAAGCCCACCCCGGGCGCTCAGTTCCTTCCAGGCTTCCTGATGGGTGACCCGCCTGCACCTGCAAGCCCGCAGCCCCGCCCCTTCAGCCTGTCCACGCCCATTTTGGAGAGCACAAGTGCCCTTAAAG GTGCAGGAAGCTCCGCACCTCAGCCTGTGGTACCCACCCCAAAGGACAAGAGTGGAGCCCCGCCTGTTCGCAGCATCCACGATGAGCTGGTTACCCTGGGGACGCCTCTGAGCGCACACAGGCACGTTGGTAGTGTGGGGACACCTCTGAGCACACACAGGCAG TCTTTTTCCATCATGCAGTCTCCGGCGTCAGCACGGCAGGCGTCCACACCAG GTGTGCAGCCGGTGTGCATGTCTCCAGCACAGGTGGACCCTTTCTACAGTCAGGGAGAGTCTCTGTCTTCTgaagaccagctggaccagacctGGGTCACTGTCTTTGG ATTTCCTCCAGCCTCCGCCTCCTACATTCTCTTGCAGTTTGCTCAGTATGGAAACATCCTCAAACACACG ATGGCGTCTCCTGGCAACTGGATGCATCTTCAGTATCAGTCCAGACTGCAGGCCAGGAAAGCTCTGTCCAAGGATGGCAAAGTGTTTGGAGATGCAATCATGGTGGGAGTCAAACCCTGCATCGACAAG AGTGTGATGGACAACAGCGAGTTCGCCGCCTCTCCTCTCCCCAGCTCCGCCCTCCCGTCTACCCCCCGCTCCGCCATCAGGCCGCTCAGCGCCACCTACAGGAACTCGGGCAGTGACTACCAG GTGGTGGCGGACAGACAGACCCCCAGGAAGGATGACAGCTTTGTTTCCAAGGCTATGGAGTACATGTTTGGTTGGTGA
- the itga4 gene encoding integrin alpha-4 isoform X2 yields the protein MCPSTTRPVLVLAQILALLGPAAGYSLDLENVLEFHGIKSSMFGYSVLLHRHRTHSWLVVGAPVDNSSSSSSSSRSPGAVYRCSISTDERHCQPMHADVLHCGKTCEAESDHQWFGVSLSRQPANAAAGGGHVLACAHRWKNVYYSKKDSQNNKLPNGVCYRYDNNLRHAQAIIPCYRDHQRKFGEEYGSCQAGISNFLTEDLIIMGAPGTSYWTGSVLVFNTSSSVMSVYFDDDSAAVGFGSYLGYSVGAGHFVNAASLEVVGGAPQCNQRGKVFIFYLDGNMLRVLTHVAGTELGSYFGASVCVVDLNADGLSDLLVGAPMVTGRGREEGRVHVYINQGQAKLLEAEFQLSGSDAYAARFGETIADLGDLDDDGYPDVAVGAPQEEELKGAVYIYNGRKDGISQTPSQRISGSSLGRDLRMFGQSLSSGVDIDDNGYQDVAVGAFLSDTAVVLRTRPVLRVAASLVLPEHIDQRVALCREHMTPIVCINVTVCFRVTSRQYRGAIELQYNLTSDLLHKPSFPHRFYFHGNGSSNSTKGRVRARLGQLTCTTHVAYQRKDVRDIFTALQFEVSYSLGETNTNKPTSKLFPPLKPILKRGAGHHNTVTNQLSARLVLPQQHRYFALGSGRPFMLNTSLVVAGDDAFLPRLTLRFPDDVHYIKVLHNEDKVVRCDVTQEVNSTTVEVDCGVSSLILTSHSRVNISFLLDVNQNATPADIIIHANASSDNVESGEYLHDNAVSLVLPLKYGVDVNIHGFVTPTSFVFGDEDATHVDCYNQIFNYTYKVLNSGVSRSVDTVVDISLPKLLTPYPHRLLQVVDWQTSQGVCTVSDDTVSVLDDCDVPQASLIKQLVFFFSSTSTRTMFCGRGDHLCERLVCRLGNVEAGRDATIHLEVRLNPDVLLQAPGRHSIVKLESTAVMSSPKNDLHTVLKQNRPAAHALVEAHFTQKPSTPVKIFIIVVSLVLGLMILAALIWCLWKAGFFKRDLQKKKEEEEFKRDSWDYVPKRNHRESTS from the exons ATGTGTCCCTCAACAACCAGGCCGGTCCTGGTTCTGGCTCAGATCCTGGCCTTGCTGGGTCCTGCTGCAGGCTACAGTTTGGATCTGGAGAACGTTCTGGAGTTCCACGGCATCAAGTCCTCCATGTTTGGATACTCAGTCCTGCTGCATCGTCACAGAACTCACAGCTG gttggTGGTGGGCGCCCCAGTGGACAActcatcatcttcttcttcttcaagtCGCTCTCCTGGAGCGGTTTACCGCTGTAGCATCAGCACGGACGAGCGTCACTGTCAGCCCATGCATGCTG ACGTGTTGCACTGCGGGAAAACGTGTGAGGCGGAGAGCGACCACCAGTGGTTCGGTGTCAGTCTGTCCCGACAGCCTGCGAACGCCgcagcaggaggaggacatGTCCTG gcgtGTGCACATCGCTGGAAGAACGTGTACTATTCCAAAAAAGACAGTCAGAACAACAAGCTGCCCAATGGCGTCTGCTATCGCTATGACAACAACCTGAGACACGCCCAGGCTATCATTCCGTGCTACAGAG ACCACCAGAGGAAGTTTGGGGAGGAATATGGTTCATGTCAGGCCGGCATTTCCAACTTCCTGACTGAG GACCTGATCATCATGGGCGCTCCAGGGACGTCTTATTGGACGGGTTCAGTCCTGGTCTTCAACACGTCCAGCAGCGTCATGTCAGTTTACTTCGACGACGACTCGGCAGCCGTCGGCTTTGGAAGCTATTTGG GTTATTCGGTGGGAGCAGGTCACTTCGTGAATGCTGCTAGCTTGGAGGTGGTGGGCGGAGCCCCACAGTGCAACCAGAGGGGCAAG GTGTTCATATTCTACTTGGACGGCAACATGCTCCGTGTGCTCACTCACGTGGCGGGAACAGAG CTGGGATCATACTTTGGCGCTAGCGTGTGCGTGGTGGATCTGAACGCTGACGGCCTGTCAGACCTGTTGGTGGGGGCCCCCATGGTGACAGGCCGTGGCAGAGAGGAGGGGCGTGTCCACGTCTACATCAACCAGGGACAG GCCAAGCTTCTGGAGGCGGAGTTTCAACTGAGCGGCAGCGACGCCTACGCCGCCCGCTTCGGAGAGACCATCGCTGACCTGGGAGACCTGGATGATGACGGTTACCCCG acGTGGCTGTGGGCGCCCCCCAGGAGGAGGAGCTTAAAGGTGCCGTCTACATCTACAATGGCAGGAAGGATGGCATCTCTCAAACTCCGTCACAG AGGATCAGCGGCTCCTCGCTGGGTCGCGACCTCAGGATGTTCGGACAGTCACTGAGCTCGGGTGTGGACATCGATGACAACGGTTATCAAG ACGTGGCGGTGGGGGCATTCCTCTCGGACACGGCCGTGGTCCTCAG GACACGTCCTGTTTTGCGGGTGGCGGCATCGCTCGTGTTGCCCGAGCACATTGACCAGCGGGTGGCGCTGTGCAGGGAACACATGACGCCAATAGTGTGCATCAACGTCACCGTCTGCTTCAGAGTCACGTCCAGGCAGTACAGAGGAGCTATCG AGCTTCAGTACAacctgacctctgacctcctcCACAAGCCATCCTTCCCTCACCGCTTCTATTTTCACGGCAACGGCTCGTCCAATAGCACGAAGGGGCGCGTCCGGGCGCGACTCGGCCAGCTCACGTGCACGACTCACGTGGCCTACCAGAGG AAAGACGTGAGGGACATTTTCACAGCGCTCCAATTTGAGGTTTCTTACAGCCTcggagaaacaaacacaaacaagccaACATCCAAACTCTTCCCTCCATTGAAACCCATCCTGAAGAGAGGGGCAGGGCATCACAACACCGTAACCAACCAG CTGTCAGCAAGACTCGTGCTGCCGCA acaGCATCGGTACTTTGCGTTGGGTTCTGGACGCCCCTTCATGTTGAACACGTCGCTGGTTGTCGCGGGAGACGACGCCTTTCTGCCTCGCCTCACGCTGCGTTTCCCCGACGACGTTCACTACATCAAGGTGCTACATAAC GAAGACAAGGTGGTGAGGTGTGAcgtcacacaggaagtgaacagtaCAACAGTGGAAGTGGACTGCGGCGTCTCCAGCCTCATCCTCACGTCTCACTCCCGA GTGAACATTAGCTTCCTCTTGGATGTCAACCAGAACGCCACACCTGCCGACATCATCATTCACGCCAACGCCAGCAG TGACAACGTGGAGAGTGGAGAGTATCTCCATGACAACGCCGTGAGCCTGGTACTTCCTCTCAAATATGGCGTCGACGTCAACATTCACGG ttttgtgaCTCCCACCTCCTTCGTGTTTGGGGATGAAGACGCGACACATGTTGACTGTTACAACCAAATATTTAACTACACTTacaag gtgtTGAACTCAGGTGTCAGCAGATCAGTGGACACGGTGGTGGACATCTCTCTGCCAAAGCTGTTGACTCCCTATCCTCACAGACTACTACAGGTGGTGGACTGGCAG ACGTCACAGGGTGTTTGCACCGTCAGTGACGACACTGTCTCGGTCCTCGATGACTGCGACGTCCCTCAAGCGTCCCTCATCAAACAacttgtcttcttcttctcttccacCTCCACGCGCACCATG TTCTGTGGCCGTGGTGACCATCTGTGCGAGCGTCTGGTGTGTCGCCTTGGCAACGTGGAGGCCGGCCGAGACGCCACCATCCACCTGGAGGTCAGACTGAACCCCGATGTTCTTCTCCAAGCCCCC GGTCGCCACAGCATCGTGAAGTTGGAGAGTACGGCCGTGATGTCATCACCCAAGAACGACCTTCACACCGTTCTCAAGCAGAATCGACCTGCAGCGCAC GCTCTGGTGGAGGCCCACTTCACGCAGAAACCTTCCACACCTGTCAAAATCTTCATCATCGTGGTCAGTTTAGTTCTGGGTCTAATGATCTTGGCCGCGCTCATCTGGTGCTTGTGGAAG GCTGGTTTCTTCAAGAGGGACttgcagaagaagaaggaggaagaggaattcAAGAGGGACAGCTGGGACTATGTTCCCAAACGGAACCACAGGGAGAGCACATCCTAA